The following DNA comes from Armatimonadota bacterium.
CATCTCTGCCCACGTCGCGCTGCGGAAAACCGGCAGGACATTCAAAGGGTTGTGCCCTTTTCACAATGAGAAGACGCCCTCCTTTCACGTGAACCCGGAACACCAACGCTGGAAATGTTTCGGGTGTGGCGAAGGAGGAGACGTCTTTTATTT
Coding sequences within:
- a CDS encoding CHC2 zinc finger domain-containing protein, whose translation is MEIISAHVALRKTGRTFKGLCPFHNEKTPSFHVNPEHQRWKCFGCGEGGDVFY